One part of the Eucalyptus grandis isolate ANBG69807.140 chromosome 10, ASM1654582v1, whole genome shotgun sequence genome encodes these proteins:
- the LOC108955561 gene encoding LOW QUALITY PROTEIN: uncharacterized protein y4iK (The sequence of the model RefSeq protein was modified relative to this genomic sequence to represent the inferred CDS: inserted 3 bases in 2 codons), with amino-acid sequence MVKNTTYALDDRIEEMDPRYKKIVGNLAANLAAATLKLKSRYFHRIGVSGXGYLKLYDDIQGLPEHNIFSPGKKYTVIIRHSNGVSADDDARLDVRGAALRILTDEKEDDSPLLDLTLKTGKASAARTISDFATWMVCGLAAREERVKXEPHLRDAAWSSLRQADSYADLHYYSNVCRLFRFKDGQEMYVKFKLRPFDKNIREDSGKVEPFGILPPETIAIPRDANDTRPLLFLAEDFQNRVKSANGVRYIFQLQVRPIPQDEAAQEIALDCTKPWDELQFPYIDVGEVIINENLTKEGSERLEFKPFLRCHEVDVIRATSSSQSASIDHGRSLVYEICQRLRNGDPLPGAWRIFLEQSDVKVDLSGCPMAAALERKDAEKVTLLRPWYLTTWIVVGERGFVGSRAVAMPGVAVESEGSLSALSLAMKGEVIRSR; translated from the exons ATGGTAAAAAACACTACATACGCTTTGGATGACAGGATAGAGGAGATGGATCCAAGATATAAAAAGATAGTTGGCAATTTGGCTGCTAACTTGGCAGCAGCGACTCTGAAGTTGAAATCGAGGTACTTCCATCGTATTGGTGTTAGTGG GGGATACTTGAAACTCTACGATGATATTCAAGGATTGCCAGAGCACAACATCTTCAGCCCTGGAAAGAAGTATACAGTCATTATCCGCCACAGCAATGGAGTGAGTGCTGATGACGACGCAAGGTTAGATGTACGAGGAGCAGCACTAAGGATACTCACGGATGAAAAGGAGGATGATTCTCCACTTCTCGACTTGACGTTGAAGACAGGGAAGGCATCTGCTGCCCGCACAATCTCCGATTTCGCAACCTGGATGGTGTGCGGGCTTGCCGCAAGGGAGGAGCGCGTCA GGGAGCCGCACTTGCGCGATGCAGCGTGGTCCTCCCTCCGTCAAGCTGACTCCTATGCAGATCTGCATTACTACTCAAATGTCTGTAGGCTCTTCCGCTTTAAGGACGGACAGGAAATGTATGTGAAGTTCAAGTTGAGGCCCTTCGACAAAAATATCAGAGAAGATAGTGGTAAGGTGGAACCCTTTGGGATCCTTCCGCCCGAAACTATTGCGATACCGAGGGATGCTAATGACACCCGCCCGTTACTTTTCCTAGCTGAAGATTTCCAGAACCGTGTGAAGTCTGCGAACGGGGTCCGTTACATATTCCAGCTTCAAGTCAGGCCGATTCCACAGGATGAAGCGGCACAGGAAATTGCTCTCGATTGCACAAAACCTTGGGATGAATTGCAGTTTCCCTACATTGATGTCGGCGAGGTCATTATCAATGAAAATCTCACAAAAGAAGGCTCGGAAAGGCTAGAATTTAAGCCATTCCTCCGATGTCATGAGGTGGATGTAATCCGGGCCACGTCAAGTAGTCAGAGCGCATCAATCGATCATGGGCGTTCACTCGTCTACGAGATCTGCCAACGCCTGAGAAATGGAGATCCTCTTCCTGGGGCATGGAGGATCTTCCTGGAGCAGTCGGACGTGAAGGTCGACCTCTCCGGGTGTCCAATGGCAGCTGCACTCGAGAGAAAAGACGCCGAGAAAGTGACCCTTTTGAGGCCTTGGTACTTAACCACATGG ATCGtagtgggagagagagggttCGTCGGGAGCAGGGCAGTGGCCATGCCCGGAGTGGCGGTGGAGAGCGAGGGGAGCTTGAGCGCTCTCTCACTCGCCATGAAGGGAGAGGTCATTAGATCAAGATGA